Proteins from a single region of Chryseobacterium sp. W4I1:
- a CDS encoding YicC family protein — protein sequence MTGFGRAEGVFEGKKISIDIKSLNSKSFDLNIKVPLRYKEKEFEIRKILNDRIIRGKVDCYINLENLEETNDVKINRSLIDSYMNELRTIASDGPDFEYLKMAVRLPDAISSRPDELTEGEWESLAKIVHAAVDRFMEFRKTEGGILHEELERNIQNIDKYLSEVIPFEEERIIAVKERYQKSLKEFENVDETRFYQEMAYFTEKLDIAEEKVRLTQHLKYYKEVMDNEDFNGKKLGFISQEIGREINTLGSKANHAEIQKLVVMMKDDLEKIKEQTLNVL from the coding sequence ATGACCGGATTCGGCCGAGCCGAAGGTGTTTTTGAAGGGAAAAAGATTTCGATAGATATTAAATCACTGAACAGCAAAAGCTTTGATTTAAATATCAAAGTTCCTTTGCGTTATAAAGAGAAAGAATTCGAGATCAGAAAAATCCTTAACGACAGAATTATCCGTGGGAAAGTAGACTGCTATATCAACCTGGAGAATCTTGAAGAGACAAATGATGTGAAGATCAACAGGAGTTTAATAGATTCTTATATGAACGAACTTCGTACGATTGCTTCCGACGGACCTGATTTTGAGTACCTGAAAATGGCGGTAAGACTTCCTGATGCTATTTCTTCGAGACCCGATGAACTTACAGAAGGTGAATGGGAATCTTTAGCAAAAATAGTTCACGCAGCTGTAGACCGATTCATGGAATTCAGAAAAACCGAAGGTGGTATTCTACACGAAGAACTGGAAAGAAATATCCAGAATATTGATAAATATCTTTCAGAAGTGATTCCTTTTGAAGAAGAAAGAATCATTGCAGTAAAAGAACGTTATCAAAAATCGTTAAAAGAATTCGAGAATGTAGACGAAACCCGTTTCTACCAGGAAATGGCGTATTTTACAGAGAAACTTGATATTGCTGAAGAAAAAGTGAGACTTACCCAGCATTTGAAATACTACAAAGAAGTAATGGATAATGAAGATTTCAACGGGAAAAAACTTGGTTTTATTTCTCAGGAAATTGGAAGAGAGATCAATACTTTAGGTTCAAAAGCCAATCATGCAGAGATCCAGAAACTGGTGGTTATGATGAAGGATGATTTGGAAAAAATAAAAGAACAGACGTTAAACGTATTATAG
- a CDS encoding efflux RND transporter permease subunit: MLKQFIERPVLSTVISIILLLLGALSVFNLPITLFPDIAPPSVQVTAFYPGANAEVVARSVAVPIEEAVNGVENMTYMTSNSSNDGSMTLSVFFKQGSDPDNAAVNVQNRVSKAMSQLPQEVVQAGISTQKVQNSMIMFMGLSSDDPKQYDELFLQNYLKINVIPQIQRIPGVAQAQVFGTRDYSMRIWLKPDRLAANNLSPQEVMAAIKDHNLEAAPGRLGQGSKETYEYILKYKGKLNKNEDYENIAIKANNDGSFLRLKDIARVEFGSYTYTAANRVDGKPVAGFAILQTAGSNANEILTEIEKQVDQFSTTLPKGVKPIIMYNSKDFLDASIHQVVETLVIAFILVFIVVYIFLQDFRSTLIPAIAVPVAIIGTFFFLQLFGFSINMLTLFALVLAIGIVVDDAIVVVEAVHSKMEQTGMPVEQATTNSMSEISGAIISITLVMCAVFIPVGFMQGPAGVFYRQFAFTLVIAIMISAVNALTLSPALCALFLNDPQGEHGDHGHKKGFGAKFFNAFNVAFNNMTKKYIYSLKFLIKNKWVAVGGLALIIASSVFLINKAPTGFIPTEDQGFVLYAVNTPPGSSLDRTNKATEQIDKIVNSEKAMNHLWVADGMNFISNANASPYSAGFIKLKDYKDRGDMKDPDQIAATLTGKVAQVKDANAFFFNFPTVQGFGNVSGFEFMLQDKTNGSFEQLGTTTQAFIGELMKRPEIAFAFTTYAAGNPQYTIDVDSDKANQLGVSVTELMQTMQIYYGSSFVSDFNRFGKYYRVMAQADIPYRTDANSLEGIYVKNKSGEMVPVKTLVTLKRTFGPETVTRNNLFNAVTINGTPKPGYSTGDAIKAVEEVAQKSLPRGFGYEWTGITREEIKTGGQTAFVFLLSILFVYFLLAAQYESYILPFAVILTVPTGIFGVFAFTGLAGIDNNIYVQVGLIMLVGLLAKNAILIVEFAVQRRKAGRTLIESALQASRLRLRPILMTSFAFIIGMLPLVWTQGAAAKGNHSIGISTVGGMFTGVVFGIFIIPVMYVIFQYLHEKMPSRKKRRALKKQQEELLATAH, from the coding sequence ATGTTAAAACAATTTATAGAAAGACCGGTACTTTCAACGGTCATCTCCATTATACTGCTATTGCTGGGAGCACTTTCGGTTTTCAATTTACCGATCACGCTGTTTCCAGACATCGCACCACCTAGTGTTCAGGTAACAGCGTTTTACCCTGGAGCGAATGCAGAAGTTGTCGCCCGTTCCGTTGCTGTTCCTATTGAAGAAGCGGTAAACGGTGTTGAGAACATGACCTACATGACCTCCAACTCAAGTAACGACGGATCAATGACCCTGAGCGTATTTTTCAAACAAGGCTCTGACCCGGATAATGCTGCAGTAAACGTTCAGAACCGTGTATCTAAAGCCATGAGCCAGCTTCCTCAAGAAGTAGTTCAGGCCGGAATCTCGACGCAGAAAGTACAAAACAGTATGATTATGTTCATGGGACTGTCAAGTGATGATCCAAAACAATATGATGAATTATTCCTTCAAAACTACCTTAAAATCAACGTAATTCCGCAGATACAGCGTATTCCGGGAGTTGCACAGGCTCAGGTTTTCGGAACAAGGGATTATTCCATGAGAATATGGTTAAAACCCGACAGGTTAGCAGCTAATAATCTTTCTCCACAGGAAGTGATGGCCGCCATCAAAGATCATAACCTTGAAGCTGCACCTGGACGTTTAGGACAGGGAAGTAAAGAAACTTACGAATATATTCTAAAGTATAAAGGTAAATTAAACAAGAACGAAGACTACGAAAACATTGCGATTAAAGCCAATAATGACGGTTCATTTTTAAGATTAAAAGATATAGCAAGAGTAGAATTCGGTTCCTATACGTATACAGCAGCCAACAGAGTAGACGGTAAGCCGGTAGCAGGTTTCGCTATTTTACAAACAGCAGGTTCCAATGCAAACGAAATTCTGACTGAAATTGAAAAACAGGTAGATCAGTTCTCCACTACCCTTCCAAAAGGAGTGAAGCCGATCATCATGTACAACTCCAAAGACTTCCTTGATGCTTCTATTCATCAGGTAGTTGAAACTTTGGTGATTGCATTTATCCTGGTATTTATTGTGGTGTATATCTTCCTTCAGGATTTTAGATCTACCTTAATTCCAGCGATTGCTGTTCCGGTTGCCATTATCGGTACCTTCTTCTTCCTGCAGCTGTTTGGATTCAGTATCAATATGCTGACGTTGTTTGCATTAGTACTCGCCATCGGTATTGTTGTGGATGATGCCATTGTCGTGGTAGAAGCCGTACATTCCAAAATGGAACAAACAGGAATGCCCGTAGAGCAGGCTACCACCAACTCTATGAGTGAAATTTCCGGAGCGATTATCTCAATTACATTGGTAATGTGTGCCGTGTTTATTCCGGTTGGTTTCATGCAGGGACCCGCGGGAGTTTTCTACAGACAATTTGCCTTCACATTGGTAATTGCCATCATGATTTCAGCAGTAAACGCATTAACATTGAGCCCGGCTTTATGTGCTTTATTCCTGAATGATCCTCAGGGAGAACATGGGGATCACGGTCACAAAAAAGGTTTTGGAGCAAAGTTTTTCAATGCATTCAATGTAGCCTTCAATAATATGACCAAAAAATACATCTACAGCCTTAAGTTTTTAATCAAAAACAAATGGGTTGCAGTTGGAGGTCTTGCGCTTATTATTGCATCAAGTGTATTCTTAATCAATAAAGCTCCTACCGGATTTATCCCAACGGAAGACCAGGGATTTGTTTTATACGCAGTCAATACGCCTCCGGGAAGTTCACTGGACAGAACCAACAAAGCTACTGAGCAGATTGATAAGATTGTAAATTCTGAAAAGGCAATGAATCACCTTTGGGTAGCGGATGGGATGAACTTTATCAGTAATGCCAATGCCTCTCCTTATTCTGCAGGTTTTATTAAGCTTAAAGATTATAAAGACCGTGGTGATATGAAAGATCCGGATCAGATTGCAGCAACATTGACGGGAAAGGTTGCACAGGTGAAAGATGCGAATGCATTCTTCTTCAACTTCCCTACTGTTCAAGGTTTTGGTAACGTTTCTGGTTTTGAATTTATGCTTCAGGATAAAACCAACGGTTCTTTTGAGCAATTAGGAACAACCACCCAGGCCTTCATCGGAGAACTGATGAAACGTCCGGAAATTGCATTTGCCTTTACAACTTATGCAGCGGGAAATCCACAATACACTATTGATGTAGATTCTGATAAGGCCAATCAACTTGGTGTTTCTGTCACAGAATTGATGCAGACCATGCAGATCTATTACGGAAGTAGCTTTGTTTCAGATTTCAACAGATTCGGAAAATATTACAGAGTAATGGCTCAGGCAGATATTCCTTACCGTACGGATGCCAATTCTCTGGAAGGAATTTATGTTAAAAATAAATCTGGCGAAATGGTTCCTGTAAAGACTTTGGTTACTTTAAAAAGAACTTTCGGACCTGAAACGGTAACCAGAAACAACCTTTTCAATGCAGTAACGATTAACGGAACGCCAAAACCAGGCTACAGTACCGGAGATGCCATTAAAGCAGTAGAAGAAGTAGCTCAGAAGTCACTGCCGAGAGGTTTCGGATATGAGTGGACAGGAATTACCCGTGAGGAAATCAAAACAGGCGGTCAGACAGCATTTGTCTTTCTTTTAAGTATACTGTTTGTCTATTTCTTACTCGCAGCTCAGTATGAAAGCTACATTCTTCCGTTTGCTGTTATTCTTACAGTTCCTACAGGGATTTTCGGGGTATTTGCTTTCACGGGATTAGCTGGAATTGATAATAATATTTATGTACAGGTAGGATTGATCATGCTGGTCGGATTGCTGGCGAAGAATGCAATCCTGATTGTAGAGTTTGCAGTTCAGCGAAGAAAGGCAGGAAGAACATTGATTGAATCTGCACTTCAGGCTTCAAGATTACGTCTGAGACCAATTCTGATGACCTCATTTGCCTTCATCATCGGTATGCTTCCGTTGGTTTGGACTCAGGGAGCTGCTGCAAAAGGTAACCATTCCATCGGGATCAGTACCGTAGGAGGAATGTTTACAGGAGTGGTATTCGGAATTTTCATTATTCCGGTAATGTATGTTATCTTCCAGTATCTGCATGAAAAAATGCCAAGCAGAAAAAAGAGAAGAGCACTAAAAAAACAGCAGGAAGAACTTTTGGCAACTGCTCATTAA
- the nadA gene encoding quinolinate synthase NadA — protein MSTETLEKAKSAIPVRGFLDIKDIAIPQGEELVKAILKLKEEKNAVILAHYYQPGEIQDIADFLGDSLQLARQAKDTNADMIVFCGVHFMAEAAKILNPTKKVVLPDTMAGCSLADGCSGEGLRKMREQHPNALIATYINCNAETKAESDIIVTSSNAETVIEALPKDRPIIFAPDKNLGRYLSKKTGRDMILWDGSCIVHEAFSMERIAQQLADNPDAKLIAHPESEEAVLKLAHFIGSTSALLNFVEKDDCQKFIIATEEGILHEMRKRAPHKELIPALVFDESCNCSECFYMKRNTMEKLYLCMKYELPEILIDEELRLRALKPIEAMLDLSKSIK, from the coding sequence ATGAGTACCGAAACATTAGAAAAAGCTAAATCTGCGATTCCTGTAAGAGGATTTCTGGATATTAAAGACATAGCAATCCCTCAAGGAGAAGAATTGGTGAAAGCTATTCTGAAACTTAAAGAAGAAAAAAATGCGGTGATCCTTGCCCATTATTACCAGCCGGGAGAAATTCAGGATATCGCTGATTTCCTTGGAGATTCTCTGCAGCTGGCAAGACAGGCCAAAGATACCAATGCGGACATGATCGTATTCTGCGGGGTACATTTTATGGCTGAAGCCGCTAAGATTCTGAACCCGACTAAAAAAGTAGTTCTTCCGGATACCATGGCTGGATGCTCTCTGGCAGACGGATGTTCAGGAGAAGGGTTAAGAAAAATGCGTGAACAGCACCCAAACGCTTTGATTGCCACTTACATCAACTGTAATGCAGAAACTAAAGCAGAAAGTGATATCATAGTGACCAGTTCAAATGCTGAAACCGTCATTGAAGCCTTACCAAAAGACAGGCCTATTATCTTTGCACCGGATAAAAACTTAGGAAGGTATCTCTCTAAGAAAACAGGTCGTGATATGATCCTTTGGGACGGAAGCTGTATTGTACACGAAGCATTTTCTATGGAAAGAATTGCACAACAGCTTGCAGACAATCCGGATGCTAAACTTATTGCACACCCTGAAAGTGAGGAAGCCGTTTTAAAACTGGCTCACTTTATCGGCTCTACTTCTGCCCTGTTGAATTTTGTAGAAAAAGACGACTGTCAGAAATTCATTATCGCCACCGAAGAAGGAATTCTTCACGAAATGAGAAAACGTGCACCGCACAAGGAACTTATTCCCGCTCTTGTTTTTGATGAAAGCTGTAACTGTTCGGAATGTTTCTATATGAAACGCAACACCATGGAGAAATTATACCTGTGTATGAAATATGAGCTTCCGGAAATCCTTATTGACGAGGAGCTTCGTCTAAGAGCGCTGAAGCCAATTGAAGCTATGCTGGATCTTTCGAAAAGCATAAAATAA
- a CDS encoding TetR/AcrR family transcriptional regulator, giving the protein MGLHERRQREKESIRANILQAAFGLAKTEGWASLSMRKIADAIEYSAPVVYDYFENKEAILYEISINGFHCLHIELLKAQQKFETPEEQLIAIVDAYWDFAFKNKEYYQLMFGLGMQCSGKGQMKEEFSSFQDLIYECTYNIIKKNGSNPDNACHMSHALFSAVHGLISIMMMRNTDIPSTMNKTTLDETVSAFVKSL; this is encoded by the coding sequence ATGGGCCTACATGAACGTCGTCAAAGAGAGAAAGAATCCATCCGTGCAAATATTTTGCAGGCGGCTTTCGGTTTGGCTAAAACAGAGGGCTGGGCATCACTTTCGATGCGGAAGATTGCAGATGCCATTGAGTACAGTGCTCCTGTAGTCTATGATTATTTTGAAAACAAGGAAGCTATTTTATACGAAATTTCAATCAACGGTTTTCATTGTCTTCACATAGAATTACTAAAAGCTCAGCAAAAATTTGAAACTCCGGAAGAGCAGCTTATTGCTATAGTAGATGCTTACTGGGATTTTGCGTTTAAAAATAAAGAATACTACCAGCTGATGTTCGGTTTGGGAATGCAGTGTAGTGGTAAGGGCCAGATGAAAGAAGAATTTTCGTCATTCCAGGACCTGATCTATGAATGTACCTACAACATTATTAAAAAAAACGGATCTAATCCGGACAATGCGTGTCATATGTCTCACGCCTTATTTTCAGCGGTGCATGGTTTGATCTCTATTATGATGATGCGAAACACAGATATTCCTTCTACGATGAACAAAACGACTTTGGACGAAACAGTTTCAGCTTTCGTTAAGTCTTTGTAA
- a CDS encoding efflux transporter outer membrane subunit, which yields MKRIKNIFLTFILAMAAASCVSKLAYTEPDLQLPEKFQYTATADTASIANLEWKQFFSDPILQGLIEKGIKNNYDLQIALKQVASSQEKLKQAKYLQYPDVGFAVSAQISKPSENSMNGKSLNSFLGQNHVEDYNAAFNLSWEADIWGKIKNQQEVSRMQYLQTYEATKAVQTQVVAAIAQGYYNLLMLDKQIQIAKSNLELSTNTLSITEKMWQSGDTTSLGVQQATAQKQSTELLITQLEQTIAIQENALSILVGENPTKISRTIEMSDTSLPQDISAGLPAAMVSRRPDVRQQELVLLESNSMVGIAQANMYPALKITANGGVNSFKIDNWFQIPASLFGSVLGGITQPIFQKRQLKTDLNVAKIQREKNVLAFRQSVLNAVGEVSDALVSNESLKVQEQKATEQVTTLKNGIKSAEMLYKGGMANYLEVITAQGNSLQAELNLASVKRQRLSSIVDLYRALGGGWK from the coding sequence ATGAAAAGAATAAAGAATATTTTTCTAACATTTATATTGGCTATGGCTGCGGCTTCATGCGTGTCTAAACTGGCATACACGGAGCCAGACCTCCAGCTTCCGGAAAAATTCCAGTACACCGCTACTGCTGATACAGCAAGCATCGCCAATCTGGAATGGAAACAGTTTTTCAGCGATCCTATTTTACAGGGACTGATTGAAAAAGGAATTAAAAATAACTATGATCTTCAGATTGCTTTGAAACAGGTAGCTTCATCACAGGAGAAACTGAAGCAAGCAAAATATCTTCAATATCCTGATGTAGGTTTCGCCGTTTCAGCGCAAATTTCAAAACCTTCAGAAAACAGCATGAACGGGAAAAGTTTAAATTCATTTTTAGGTCAGAATCATGTTGAAGATTATAATGCTGCCTTCAACCTTTCATGGGAAGCAGACATCTGGGGCAAGATCAAAAATCAGCAGGAAGTTTCAAGAATGCAGTATCTGCAAACTTACGAGGCAACAAAAGCAGTGCAGACACAGGTTGTAGCAGCTATTGCCCAGGGATATTACAATCTATTGATGCTTGATAAACAGATTCAGATTGCAAAATCAAACCTGGAATTAAGTACCAATACCCTTTCTATCACTGAAAAAATGTGGCAAAGTGGTGATACAACTTCTTTAGGTGTTCAGCAGGCAACTGCTCAGAAACAATCTACAGAACTTCTGATCACACAATTGGAACAAACTATTGCAATCCAGGAAAATGCTTTAAGCATTCTTGTGGGCGAAAATCCAACAAAGATCAGCAGAACGATTGAAATGTCGGATACTTCTTTACCACAGGATATTTCAGCAGGCCTTCCGGCAGCAATGGTGAGCCGTCGTCCGGATGTCCGTCAGCAAGAACTGGTTCTGTTGGAATCCAATTCAATGGTGGGAATTGCTCAGGCGAATATGTATCCTGCGTTGAAAATTACAGCCAACGGAGGGGTAAATTCATTCAAAATTGACAACTGGTTTCAGATTCCAGCTTCATTGTTCGGGTCTGTATTGGGAGGAATTACCCAGCCAATTTTCCAGAAAAGACAGTTGAAAACTGATCTTAATGTAGCTAAAATCCAAAGAGAGAAAAATGTACTGGCTTTCCGTCAGTCAGTTTTAAATGCAGTGGGTGAAGTTTCCGATGCCTTGGTCTCTAATGAAAGTTTAAAAGTTCAGGAACAGAAAGCAACAGAACAGGTAACAACCTTGAAAAACGGAATAAAAAGTGCCGAAATGCTTTACAAAGGCGGTATGGCCAATTATTTAGAAGTGATAACAGCTCAGGGAAATTCTCTGCAGGCTGAACTGAATCTTGCGTCTGTAAAAAGACAGAGACTGAGCAGCATTGTAGATCTTTACCGAGCTCTTGGTGGCGGTTGGAAGTAG
- the miaA gene encoding tRNA (adenosine(37)-N6)-dimethylallyltransferase MiaA has product MKNLISVVGPTGIGKTRLAIDLAAHFNTEIISCDSRQFFREMKIGTASPSAEELAEAPHHFIGNLSVQEYYSIGQYEEDALKKLNELFVSHDTVILVGGSMMYEKAVIEGLNDLPEANEDNQKKLQEVFDKEGIEKLQEILKELDPEYFEIVDFHNHRRLLRAIDVIWQTDKKYSELIAVSQDSRDFNVIRIGIEAPREDLYDRINRRVDIMMEKGLLDEAKGLEKFKSLTALNTVGYAELFKYFDGEWDLDFAVSEIKKNSRRYAKRQLTWYRKADDIHYLPLGYSQKDFEDLLQWISEQGQG; this is encoded by the coding sequence GTGAAAAATTTGATTTCTGTAGTAGGACCCACTGGAATTGGAAAAACGAGACTGGCTATTGATCTCGCGGCTCATTTCAATACTGAGATTATTTCTTGTGATTCGCGTCAGTTTTTTCGGGAAATGAAAATCGGTACTGCTTCACCTTCCGCAGAAGAACTGGCGGAGGCACCTCATCATTTTATCGGGAATCTTTCAGTTCAGGAATATTATTCTATCGGGCAGTATGAAGAAGATGCTTTAAAAAAACTCAATGAACTTTTCGTCAGTCATGATACCGTCATTTTGGTCGGTGGAAGTATGATGTATGAAAAAGCAGTGATTGAAGGTCTGAATGATTTACCGGAAGCTAATGAAGATAATCAGAAAAAGCTTCAGGAAGTCTTTGATAAGGAAGGAATAGAAAAACTTCAGGAAATATTGAAAGAGCTCGATCCTGAGTATTTTGAAATAGTGGATTTTCATAATCACAGAAGACTGTTACGGGCAATTGACGTAATCTGGCAAACGGATAAAAAATATTCTGAACTTATTGCTGTTTCTCAGGATTCAAGAGATTTTAACGTGATCCGCATCGGAATTGAAGCTCCAAGAGAAGATCTGTATGACAGAATCAACAGACGGGTAGATATCATGATGGAGAAGGGTCTGTTGGATGAAGCAAAAGGTTTAGAGAAATTTAAGAGCCTAACTGCTTTAAATACAGTTGGCTATGCGGAGTTATTCAAATATTTCGATGGCGAATGGGATTTGGATTTTGCTGTTTCTGAAATTAAGAAAAACAGCCGGAGATATGCAAAACGACAGCTGACGTGGTATAGAAAAGCGGATGATATTCATTATTTGCCATTGGGGTATTCACAGAAAGATTTTGAGGATCTGCTTCAGTGGATCTCTGAACAGGGACAAGGATAA
- the gmk gene encoding guanylate kinase, with protein sequence MNKVIIFSAPSGSGKTTLVKHSLETFPQLAFSISCTTRQPRGSEAHAVDYHFLSPDEFRQKIKEDAFVEYEEVYTDKYYGTLKSEVEKIWNQEKVVIFDVDVKGGISLKKYFGEKALSIFIEPPSIEELERRLITRNTDDAETIKTRVAKAEEEMTFAKEFDRIVINTDLDEAKKEIESLIKNFIERN encoded by the coding sequence ATGAATAAAGTTATCATATTTTCAGCACCATCGGGGAGCGGAAAAACTACATTAGTAAAACATTCTCTGGAAACATTTCCTCAACTGGCATTTTCTATCTCCTGCACTACAAGGCAGCCAAGAGGAAGTGAAGCCCATGCAGTAGATTATCATTTTTTAAGTCCGGATGAATTCAGACAGAAAATAAAGGAAGATGCTTTTGTAGAATATGAAGAAGTATATACTGACAAATATTACGGTACTTTAAAATCTGAAGTGGAAAAAATCTGGAATCAGGAAAAAGTAGTTATTTTTGATGTGGATGTAAAAGGGGGAATTTCTTTAAAAAAATATTTTGGAGAAAAAGCATTGTCCATTTTCATTGAACCTCCTTCCATAGAAGAATTGGAACGAAGATTGATTACCAGAAACACGGATGATGCAGAAACCATAAAAACCCGTGTAGCAAAGGCTGAAGAAGAAATGACCTTTGCGAAAGAGTTTGACAGGATCGTCATTAATACCGATCTTGATGAAGCAAAAAAAGAAATAGAAAGTTTAATAAAAAATTTTATAGAAAGAAACTAG